The following proteins come from a genomic window of Oncorhynchus masou masou isolate Uvic2021 chromosome 25, UVic_Omas_1.1, whole genome shotgun sequence:
- the LOC135514434 gene encoding spindlin-Z-like has protein sequence MKTPFGKTPGQRPRADGGNTGVSANLIKRKNSHKKQKNVGTSKPIAQPRRNIVGCRITHQWKEDTKVSQWKGTVLDQVPVNPSLYLIKYDGFDCIYGLELHKDERVQGLEVLPDRVAPARVSDAQLAETMIGKAVEHMFEQDEGPKEEWRGMVLARAPIMNTWFYITYEKDPVLYMYQLLDDYKEGDLRIMPDSNDTTPSEREPGEVVDSLVGKQVEYAKEDGGKRTGMVIHQVDAKPSVYFIKFDDDFHIYVYDLVKTS, from the exons ATGAAGACCCCATTTGGAAAGACGCCAGGCCAGCGCCCCAGAGCTGATGGGG GTAATACTGGGGTTTCTGCAAATCTGATCAAGAGGAAAAATTCCCACAA GAAGCAGAAGAATGTTGGTACAAGCAAGCCTATTGCCCAACCCAGACGAAACATAGTGGGTTGCAGGATAACGCACCAGTGGAAGGAAGATACCAAGGTTTCCCAGTGGAAAGGAACAGTTCTCGATCAAGTCCCTGTCAACCCATCTCTCTACCTGATCAAGTATGATGGATTTGACTGCATCTATGGACTTGAGCTTCACAAAGATGAGAGGGTGCAAGGCCTGGAGGTTTTACCAGACAGAGTTG CTCCAGCTCGCGTCAGTGATGCACAGCTAGCAGAAACCATGATAGGCAAAGCAGTGGAGCACATGTTTGAGCAAGATGAAGGACcaaaggaggagtggaggggcaTGGTGCTAGCACGGGCTCCCATTATGAACACATGGTTCTACATCACTTACGAAAAGGACCCTGTTTTGTACATGTACCAGCTCTTGGATGACTACAAAGAGGGGGATCTCCGGATAATGCCTGATTCAA ATGACACGACCCCATCAGAGAGAGAGCCTGGCGAAGTGGTGGATAGCCTTGTTGGCAAACAAGTGGAATATGCCAAAGAGGATGGCGGCAAAAGGACAGGCATGGTTATCCATCAGGTTGATGCCAAACCCTCTGTGTATTTCATCAAGTTTGATGACGACTTTCACATCTACGTCTACGATTTAGTAAAAACGTCTTAG